One window of the Microbispora sp. ZYX-F-249 genome contains the following:
- a CDS encoding heavy-metal-associated domain-containing protein, which produces MCTACACGTESAQVEATAEAGAADGKVYSVSGMTCGHCVSSVSGEIGKVGGVTGVAVDLPTGAVTVNGEGFTDEEIRVAVEKAGYELASRS; this is translated from the coding sequence ATGTGCACTGCATGTGCGTGCGGTACGGAGTCGGCTCAGGTCGAGGCGACCGCTGAGGCGGGTGCGGCGGACGGCAAGGTCTATTCGGTGAGCGGGATGACCTGCGGCCACTGCGTCTCGTCCGTGTCCGGGGAGATCGGCAAGGTCGGCGGCGTCACCGGGGTGGCCGTCGACCTGCCGACCGGCGCGGTCACCGTCAACGGCGAGGGATTCACCGACGAGGAGATCCGCGTCGCGGTGGAGAAGGCCGGCTACGAGTTGGCGAGCCGGTCCTAG
- a CDS encoding DUF305 domain-containing protein, with product MKRLAIPAALLSAGLLVSACGSTDTAGRDMSATSSMSAMPAESPAPATSPAADHNDRDIRFAQMMIPHHHQALEMAKLAEDRAGSSKVKELAKQIEAAQDPEIRTMTGWLESWGVQAPGEDGMPMDHMDHGMPGMMSAEDMRKLEGLKGAEFDKAFLTMMIQHHEGAITMAKEEQGAGVHEPAKQMADSIIPGQSAEISTMKKLLK from the coding sequence ATGAAGCGTCTTGCCATTCCCGCCGCCCTGCTCTCGGCCGGTCTGCTGGTCAGTGCCTGCGGCTCCACGGACACCGCGGGCCGCGACATGTCCGCCACGTCGTCGATGTCCGCGATGCCTGCCGAATCGCCGGCTCCTGCCACCAGCCCGGCCGCGGACCACAACGACCGGGACATCCGGTTCGCGCAGATGATGATCCCGCACCACCATCAGGCCCTTGAAATGGCGAAGCTGGCGGAGGATCGGGCTGGTAGCAGCAAGGTCAAGGAGCTGGCCAAGCAGATCGAAGCCGCCCAGGATCCCGAGATCCGGACGATGACCGGCTGGCTCGAGAGCTGGGGCGTTCAGGCTCCCGGCGAGGACGGCATGCCGATGGACCATATGGACCACGGCATGCCCGGCATGATGTCCGCCGAGGACATGAGGAAGCTCGAAGGCCTCAAGGGCGCCGAATTCGACAAGGCGTTCCTGACGATGATGATCCAGCACCATGAGGGTGCCATCACCATGGCCAAGGAGGAGCAGGGAGCCGGTGTCCACGAACCTGCCAAGCAGATGGCCGACTCCATCATCCCCGGTCAGTCCGCGGAGATCAGCACCATGAAGAAGCTCCTGAAGTAG
- a CDS encoding TetR/AcrR family transcriptional regulator — MVTARDTRTADGRRDEDDSPRRADAERNIATILATALDLFGRNDNVSMADVARAAGLGRVTVYAHFPSRADLIDALVVHAISKAEQATDDCLARSHGSADRALADLIDSTWQVLNHYRRLRTHAMATLGAERLNRHHDPVRHRVEHLVARGQEEGVFRKDLPLDWMVTSLFSLIHTAADEVEAGKVTQDAAPRLLTSTLLAMLRPQFPAQ; from the coding sequence ATGGTCACGGCACGCGACACCCGTACGGCGGACGGGCGGCGGGACGAGGACGACTCGCCCCGCCGGGCCGACGCCGAGCGCAACATCGCCACCATCCTCGCCACCGCCCTGGATCTGTTCGGCAGGAACGACAACGTCAGCATGGCCGACGTCGCCCGCGCCGCCGGGCTGGGCCGGGTCACCGTCTACGCGCACTTCCCCTCCCGGGCGGACCTGATCGACGCGCTGGTCGTGCACGCGATCAGTAAGGCGGAGCAGGCGACGGACGACTGCCTGGCCCGCTCCCACGGCTCGGCGGACCGGGCGTTGGCGGACCTGATCGATTCGACCTGGCAGGTACTGAACCACTACCGGCGGCTGCGCACCCACGCGATGGCCACGTTGGGAGCCGAGCGGCTCAACCGGCACCACGACCCGGTACGCCACCGCGTCGAACACCTCGTCGCCCGGGGACAGGAGGAGGGCGTCTTCCGCAAGGACCTGCCGCTCGACTGGATGGTTACCAGCCTGTTCAGCCTGATCCACACGGCGGCCGACGAAGTAGAGGCGGGCAAGGTCACGCAGGATGCCGCTCCCCGTCTGCTGACTTCGACGCTGCTCGCCATGCTTCGGCCGCAATTCCCCGCACAGTGA
- a CDS encoding MFS transporter has translation MSHPVSARHPHDVQAHPETPPDRRRWAALALVCLAQFMLILDVTVVNVALPSMTAGLHLDRETLTWVVTAYTLCFGGLMLLGGRLADALGARRTLLAGLAVFTLASLGTGLAASGPVLIAGRVAQGVGAALLSPAALSIVTTAFHGAERNKALGVWAALGGIGSAAGVILGGAITAGPGWEWVFFINVPVGVVVLIALPFTVPAPARHARRGRIDLLGALLVTGATASLIYGLVEAGDAGWGGTTTLVALIAALALYAGFAIVERRVRAPLMDVRMLSRRPVLAGAFLMLVASALLIGFFFLGSVYLQHARGYSALGTGLMFLPVAVATGIGAHVGSRLIGRTGSRPIAAAGLALAAAGAWLLTGLSAEAGVWAVLVPGFAVAAAGLGAVFVAATTSALGYISHQEAGLASGVVNTFHEVGGSVGVAVVSTVAATGIETGTITGFGTAFIVSAVSAALGVLVTLVLVPRGRPHHVAGPHAH, from the coding sequence GTGAGCCATCCCGTCTCTGCTCGCCATCCGCATGACGTGCAGGCCCATCCCGAGACCCCACCCGACCGGCGCCGCTGGGCGGCCCTCGCGTTGGTTTGCCTGGCCCAGTTCATGTTGATCCTCGACGTCACCGTCGTGAACGTCGCGCTGCCCAGCATGACCGCCGGCCTTCACTTGGACCGCGAAACGCTCACGTGGGTGGTCACCGCCTACACCCTCTGCTTCGGAGGGCTGATGCTGCTGGGCGGCCGGCTCGCGGACGCGCTCGGCGCGCGACGGACCCTGCTGGCCGGTCTCGCCGTCTTCACCCTCGCGTCGCTTGGGACGGGCCTGGCCGCGAGTGGACCAGTGCTGATCGCAGGTCGTGTTGCACAAGGAGTCGGAGCGGCCCTGCTCTCCCCGGCGGCGTTGTCCATCGTCACGACCGCCTTCCACGGAGCTGAGCGCAACAAAGCGCTGGGCGTCTGGGCCGCTCTGGGCGGCATCGGATCGGCGGCGGGAGTCATCCTGGGCGGCGCGATAACGGCCGGCCCCGGCTGGGAATGGGTGTTCTTCATCAACGTCCCTGTCGGCGTCGTGGTGCTGATCGCCCTGCCGTTCACCGTTCCGGCCCCGGCACGCCACGCTCGGCGGGGGCGGATCGATCTGCTCGGGGCGTTGCTGGTCACCGGGGCGACCGCCTCCCTCATCTACGGACTGGTCGAAGCGGGCGACGCCGGCTGGGGTGGGACCACGACGCTCGTGGCGCTGATCGCCGCCCTGGCGCTGTACGCCGGGTTCGCGATCGTGGAAAGGCGGGTTCGCGCGCCGCTCATGGACGTGCGCATGCTCTCCCGGCGTCCCGTCCTCGCGGGCGCATTCCTCATGCTGGTCGCCAGCGCGTTGCTGATCGGCTTCTTCTTCCTCGGTTCCGTCTACCTGCAGCACGCCCGGGGATACAGCGCCCTCGGCACCGGTCTCATGTTCCTGCCCGTCGCGGTGGCCACCGGCATCGGTGCGCATGTCGGCAGTCGTCTCATCGGGCGCACCGGCAGCCGTCCGATCGCCGCCGCGGGGTTGGCGCTCGCCGCCGCCGGCGCCTGGCTGCTCACCGGCCTGTCCGCCGAGGCCGGCGTCTGGGCGGTCCTGGTCCCGGGCTTCGCCGTGGCCGCGGCCGGCCTCGGCGCGGTGTTCGTCGCAGCCACCACCTCCGCGCTCGGCTACATCTCCCACCAGGAAGCCGGGCTTGCGTCCGGCGTGGTCAACACCTTCCACGAGGTCGGCGGGTCGGTCGGCGTCGCCGTCGTCTCCACCGTCGCAGCCACGGGCATCGAGACCGGCACGATCACCGGCTTCGGCACCGCCTTCATCGTGAGCGCCGTCAGTGCCGCTCTCGGCGTCCTCGTCACCCTGGTCCTGGTCCCACGCGGCAGACCACACCACGTCGCAGGGCCGCACGCGCACTGA